The following are from one region of the Papaver somniferum cultivar HN1 unplaced genomic scaffold, ASM357369v1 unplaced-scaffold_132, whole genome shotgun sequence genome:
- the LOC113332780 gene encoding DNA-directed RNA polymerases II, IV and V subunit 9B: MSTMKFCRECNNILYPKEDKEQKILLYACRNCEHQEAAENNCVYRNEIHHSVGERTQILQDVAADPTLPRTKAVRCALCNHGEAVFFQATARGEEGMTLFFVCCNPNCGHRWRD, from the exons ATGAGTACCATGAAGTTTTGCCGTGAATG TAACAACATTCTGTACCCAAAAGAAGATAAGGAACAGAAGATACTTCTCTACGCATGTAGAAATTGTGAGCATCAG GAAGCTGCTGAAAACAACTGTGTGTATAGAAATGAGATACATCACTCTGTGGGTGAGCGTACTCAAATCTTGCAGGATGTAGCTGCAGATCCAACTCTTCCACGTACTAAAGCAGTGAGATGCGCCCTATGCAATCACGGCGAGGCAGTTTTCTTCCAG GCAACTGCAAGAGGCGAGGAGGGCATGACATTGTTCTTTGTTTGCTGCAACCCTAATTGTGGTCATCGTTGGAGAGATTGA
- the LOC113333233 gene encoding uncharacterized protein LOC113333233, producing MVAVMTHFSKGIVPNSLDDYTQMRATTIYHYSMKFMDAIIWIYNGRYMRQPTVQDTERILAENEARGFPGMLDSVDCFHWAWRACPMDQAGSHSGYKPYPSIFLQAVATYDRWIWHSYFGLGGQNNDLNVLHASGLFDRQLLGVAPPCHYQINENNYDQGYYLGDGAYPMYGCIVQGYKPASNIREGLFNQYQKAKRKDMERAFGGLKGKFGIILKPCRYYKKYDMKAIMRGCLIMHNMCVEVEYRNADWGRITGDEPQPPIQGNVRLPPHMLYNPAIWAQLRLELTTHI from the coding sequence atggttgccgTCATGACACATTTTTCCAAAGGCATTGTACCAAATTCTTTAGATGACTACACACAAATGAGAGCGACCACTATCTACCATTATTCTATGAAGTTTATGGATGCAATAATTTGGATTTATAATGGTCGATACATGCGTCAACCTACCGTTCAAGATACAGAAAGGATTTTAGCAGAAAATGAAGCTCGAGGATTTCCTGGTATGCTTGATAGTGTCGATTGTTTTCACTGGGCATGGAGAGCATGTCCAATGGATCAAGCAGGATCCCACAGCGGCTATAAGCCATATCCCTCGATTTTTTTGCAGGCGGTAGCTACATATGATAGATGGATCTGGCATTCCTATTTTGGGTTGGGTGGGCAGAACAATGATCTTAATGtcttgcatgcttcgggtttgttCGATAGACAACTTCTTGGTGTAGCACCTCCTTGTCattatcaaatcaatgaaaataatTACGACCAGGGGTACTACCTAGGAGATGGTGCATATCCCATGTATGGTTGCATCGTGCAAGGATACAAACCTGCCTCAAACATTAGAGAAGGTCTTTTCAATCAATATCAAAAAGCTAAAAGGAAGGACATGGAACGTGCATTTGGTGGTTTAAAAGGCAAGTTTGGCATTATATTGAAACCTTGTCGTTATTATAAAAAATATGACATGAAGGCAATTATGAGGGGGTGCTTGATAATGCACAACATGTGTGTTGAGGTGGAATACCGCAATGCGGATTGGGGGAGGATCACGGGAGATGAACCTCAACCGCCAATTCAAGGAAACGTAAGGCTACCTCCTCATATGTTGTACAACCCTGCGATTTGGGCACAACTTCGCTTGGAACTCACTACACACATATGA